The following coding sequences are from one Mesorhizobium onobrychidis window:
- a CDS encoding UPF0149 family protein, producing MSALDDMALSDEALEAWMAAKTNRPLVRTMSALDGFVTAAITGPRFADPQDWMCPLMGLPRDVLAKGSATDHAVFASVARIHNRTNETLFDRPQDYAPRFATKPSGGIDPRPWCQGFYAAMNLNIKSWKRLLDLNNPNHGLLLPILIYCVDKKGRPVLGKPRPGPETAHIIEHEAYKDIALVIPALRELHYVTHYDPE from the coding sequence ATGAGCGCGCTCGATGACATGGCGCTGTCGGACGAGGCGCTCGAGGCCTGGATGGCTGCCAAGACCAACCGCCCGCTGGTGCGGACCATGTCGGCGCTGGATGGCTTCGTAACGGCAGCGATCACCGGGCCGCGGTTCGCGGACCCGCAGGACTGGATGTGCCCGCTCATGGGGTTGCCGCGCGACGTTTTGGCCAAAGGCTCTGCAACCGATCACGCCGTATTTGCCAGCGTCGCCAGGATTCACAATCGGACCAACGAGACGCTCTTCGACAGACCGCAGGATTATGCGCCCCGATTCGCCACCAAGCCCAGCGGCGGCATCGATCCCCGGCCGTGGTGCCAGGGGTTCTACGCGGCCATGAATCTCAACATCAAAAGCTGGAAACGGCTACTCGACCTCAATAATCCCAATCACGGCCTGCTGCTGCCGATCCTGATCTACTGCGTTGACAAAAAGGGCAGGCCCGTCCTCGGCAAGCCCAGGCCGGGGCCCGAGACCGCGCACATCATCGAGCACGAGGCGTACAAAGACATCGCCCTGGTCATCCCCGCCCTCCGCGAACTCCACTACGTCACCCATTACGACCCGGAGTGA
- the tnpC gene encoding IS66 family transposase: protein MSEQAPSTADFFARIALLEAAVSARDITIAERDEQLRRERAEAALRIQRLQLQIDRFNRKAFGRSSEKLGQMRLELEDLETDFAASVPDIELPIVADTAKVRVLPVRKLNPNLPRKHDVREPSCACCPGCGGDLRAMGEDSEEMLDLVAQAWQVMETIRPKYSCRTCDKIIQAPAPVKAIARGKLSYAALAHIMMAKWGYHLPFYRQAQMMAAKGVDIERSTLARSAGYAAALLDPIYNRIREIGRTRTKIHTDDTRLPILVPSAGKTHKGALWVYVADDRNSGSQEPPIAWYRATLGRAGESVMTELAGFAGTLQADGFSGYNQIYKGGAIREAACLAHLRRKIFDVHDSQPTELSTTAMAGIQAIYRIEEEIRGLPPAERLAARRRRTRPLVRALRRQLMRQGKGLSRHADIAKAFAYGTKRWRAFNRFLYDGQLEPDNLIAERAIRGFTVGRRNWLFSGSFAAAERSAVVLSIIETCKLCGVDAEAYMADVTERIQNDWPASRWDELMPWNWARRQEMPLPLAA, encoded by the coding sequence GTGTCGGAACAAGCTCCCTCAACCGCAGATTTCTTCGCCCGGATCGCCCTTCTGGAAGCGGCCGTTTCTGCCCGCGACATCACCATCGCCGAACGCGATGAACAGCTGCGAAGAGAGCGCGCCGAGGCCGCACTTCGCATCCAGCGCCTGCAGCTGCAGATCGATCGCTTCAACCGCAAGGCCTTCGGCCGCTCGTCCGAGAAGCTGGGCCAGATGCGGCTCGAACTCGAAGATCTCGAGACCGATTTCGCCGCGAGCGTGCCCGATATCGAGCTGCCCATCGTCGCTGACACCGCCAAGGTTCGGGTGTTGCCGGTGCGCAAGCTCAATCCCAACCTGCCGCGCAAGCACGACGTTCGCGAGCCGTCTTGCGCATGTTGCCCGGGCTGCGGCGGCGATCTGCGCGCCATGGGCGAAGATAGTGAGGAGATGCTCGATCTGGTCGCCCAGGCCTGGCAGGTGATGGAGACCATTCGACCTAAGTACAGCTGCCGGACGTGCGATAAAATCATCCAGGCGCCGGCACCAGTTAAGGCCATTGCACGCGGCAAGCTCAGCTATGCCGCGCTCGCCCATATCATGATGGCGAAGTGGGGCTATCATCTGCCGTTCTACCGTCAGGCCCAGATGATGGCCGCCAAGGGCGTCGATATCGAGCGTTCCACGCTTGCGCGCAGCGCCGGCTACGCCGCCGCCTTGCTCGACCCGATCTACAACCGCATCCGCGAGATCGGCCGTACCCGCACCAAGATTCATACCGACGACACGCGGCTTCCGATCTTGGTGCCCAGCGCCGGCAAGACGCACAAGGGCGCGCTCTGGGTTTATGTCGCCGACGACCGCAATTCGGGTTCGCAGGAGCCGCCGATCGCCTGGTATCGCGCCACCCTGGGCCGCGCCGGCGAGAGCGTGATGACCGAGCTCGCCGGATTTGCCGGCACCCTCCAGGCCGACGGTTTCAGCGGCTATAACCAGATCTACAAGGGCGGCGCCATTCGAGAAGCTGCCTGCCTGGCCCATCTGCGTCGCAAGATATTCGACGTTCACGACAGCCAGCCGACCGAGCTCAGCACCACGGCCATGGCGGGTATCCAGGCGATCTACCGGATCGAGGAAGAGATCCGGGGACTCCCGCCCGCCGAGCGATTGGCCGCACGACGAAGGCGCACCCGACCACTGGTCCGCGCGTTGCGACGACAGCTTATGCGCCAAGGCAAGGGTTTGTCGCGCCATGCCGATATCGCGAAGGCCTTCGCCTATGGCACCAAGCGATGGCGCGCGTTCAACCGCTTCCTCTACGATGGCCAGCTCGAGCCCGACAACCTGATCGCAGAGCGGGCCATTCGTGGATTTACGGTCGGCAGGCGCAATTGGCTTTTCTCCGGCAGCTTCGCCGCGGCAGAGCGGTCAGCGGTCGTGCTCAGCATCATCGAGACCTGCAAGCTCTGCGGCGTCGATGCCGAAGCCTACATGGCCGATGTCACCGAGCGCATCCAGAACGACTGGCCAGCCTCGCGCTGGGACGAGCTGATGCCGTGGAATTGGGCGCGCCGCCAAGAGATGCCGCTCCCGTTGGCGGCATGA